One window from the genome of Oryctolagus cuniculus chromosome 1, mOryCun1.1, whole genome shotgun sequence encodes:
- the LOC100008792 gene encoding lipophilin AL precursor (The RefSeq protein has 1 substitution compared to this genomic sequence): MKLLVPLLLVALALGCYEADAAACPAFVLDSVGFLFDPKPVYRQKLAKYDAPPEAVEAKLQVKECTDEIDKGKRVLIAAVLTKIVKECAL; the protein is encoded by the exons ATGAAGCTGCTGGTGCCTCTCCTGCTGGTCGCTCTGGCCCTTGGCTGCTATGAGG CTGATGCAGCAGCCTGTCCAGCCTTTGTTCTTGATAGCGTAGGCTTCTTATTTGATCCGAAACCTGTTTATCGACAAAAACTAGCAAAATACGATGCACCTCCAGAAGCTGTTGAGGCGAAATTGCAAGTGAAGGAATGCACGGATGAGATTGACAAAGGAAAAAGAGCGCTAATTGCAGCAGTGCTG acCAAAATAGTGAAAGAATGTGCCTTGTGA